The Primulina eburnea isolate SZY01 chromosome 8, ASM2296580v1, whole genome shotgun sequence genome contains a region encoding:
- the LOC140839052 gene encoding uncharacterized protein, giving the protein MKIQQVLTSVAYPQSNGQVEVTNQTLVQGLKVRLVKSKGNWVDELPSVLWAYRTTPREGTKGTPFSLVYGNEAVLPAEIGLESARVVFYDEDNDTRRATDLDLLKEKREAAIIQLEAYKNRIAQSYNRRVIQRNFQVGDLVLRKVQEEQRGKLDPKWESVMPNIL; this is encoded by the coding sequence ATGAAGATCCAACAAGTCTTAACCTCTGTAGCTTACCCGCAGAGTAACGGTCAGGTGGAGGTGACTAATCAGACACTGGTGCAGGGTCTAAAGGTTCGACTTGTCAAATCTAAGGGCAATTGGGTGGATGAGCTACCAAGTGTCTTATGGGCATACCGAACCACTCCGAGGGAAGGAACGAAAGGAACTCCTTTCAGTTTGGTCTACGGTAATGAGGCAGTGCTCCCGGCTGAGATCGGGTTGGAATCGGCAAGGGTAGTGTTTTATGACGAGGATAATGATACGAGACGCGCAACTGACCTTGATCTTTTGAAAGAAAAGAGAGAGGCTGCCATCATTCAACTGGAAGCTTATAAGAACCGCATTGCACAGTCTTATAATCGAAGAGTCATTCAAAGAAACTTCCAGGTGGGTGACTTGGTCCTGAGGAAGGTACAGGAAGAACAGAGAGGAAAGTTGGACCCAAAGTGGGAAAGTGTAATGCCCAATATTTTATAA
- the LOC140839053 gene encoding uncharacterized protein: MIGEVLYRTSFAGPLLRCLSYQEADYVLREVHEGCCGNYLGAYALARKVLLAGYSWPSVLHDAQELVMSCDSFQRHARLHHRSAVGMKAVTAVCPFDQWGIDIVGPFPIAPA, translated from the coding sequence ATGATCGGAGAAGTGTTGTATAGAACGTCTTTTGCAGGGCCGCTTCTTCGGTGCTTGAGTTACCAAGAGGCTGATTATGTGCTCCGAGAAGTTCACGAGGGATGTTGTGGAAATTATTTAGGGGCTTATGCGTTGGCGAGAAAAGTGCTGCTCGCCGGTTATTCTTGGCCCTCCGTGCTGCATGATGCTCAAGAGTTAGTGATGTCTTGTGATAGTTTTCAACGCCATGCCCGGTTGCATCACCGGTCGGCCGTGGGGATGAAGGCTGTCACAGCCGTTTGTCCTTTTGACCAGTGGGGAATAGATATTGTGGGGCCTTTTCCTATAGCTCCTGCTTAG